In Deinococcus maricopensis DSM 21211, one genomic interval encodes:
- a CDS encoding ArsR/SmtB family transcription factor — MTATDAAGALMRLKALAHDTRYDTLRLLARGEHCVCDLEAALGLPQSRVSYHLGVLREAGLVVSEPRGKNVYYRLARGPLYRLGGDVLTELLAREGDVTHQTESVC, encoded by the coding sequence ATGACGGCAACAGACGCAGCGGGCGCCCTCATGCGCCTCAAGGCCCTCGCCCACGACACCCGCTATGACACCCTGCGCCTCCTGGCGCGCGGCGAGCACTGCGTGTGCGACCTGGAAGCCGCCCTGGGGCTGCCGCAGAGCCGGGTGTCGTACCACCTGGGCGTGCTGCGCGAGGCGGGGCTGGTCGTGAGTGAGCCGCGCGGAAAGAACGTGTACTACCGCCTGGCACGCGGTCCCCTGTACCGCCTGGGCGGCGACGTCCTCACCGAGCTGCTCGCGCGGGAGGGCGACGTGACGCATCAAACCGAGTCGGTGTGTTAG